A stretch of Anaeromyxobacter dehalogenans 2CP-1 DNA encodes these proteins:
- the pglX gene encoding BREX-6 system adenine-specific DNA-methyltransferase PglX: MSGAAAERFPMPTLTPDAKQLLSRTVRELRARLLRDLNDEAERRYRLSIPPEKAKLPEDLRRKRERLDAWLDERARTANPKNKREMESARARFLGDAVKEAAATLLNRLVLLRHLEALGLQKPVFVTGGWNSKGYRELREFAPALLGDETEGYAAMLRLVFDELALELPGLFGDVGLTRLFAVPPATLREVVERLDDPGLEPAWTDDTTLGWVYQYWNDPEREALDAKLNAGGKIEPHEIASKTQMFTERYMVEWLLHNSLGLTWLCICNRNGWTADAEAVLSVLDARRAEWRKKREAGEVAHDALMPIEGELEEHWKYYVPQPIPDEAVASAPASIRALKLLDPACGSGHFLVIAFDLLAGMYREEARHRGEVWSDREIAEAILENNLHGIDIDPRAVQIAAAAVMLKAKRQAKDARPKRVNLVAPVLRLGNLPDDDPALMRLRREVRAETGIPEELTSRIVKALAGVDHLGSLLKVDATVDEAIADSERILRPGAQLELGGDAGKTLERSPNEVRAALHEKLEQFLRQHSGEEDLGLRLDGEQLAAGIRFTRAAREASYDVVVTNPPYQGTARISGAEYYVREYPRAVADLYAAFMERALVLARPHGIAALVTMRGWMYLAQFEELRAALLDSCDIRSLADIGTGAFGSRSMDDVISSAMVVVRRGRPDGKAIALQAAPLADASRDSGKPLRRAAALLCGQGRYEFEAGWFEAVEGRPIIYWWDKGFLARYRAAKKLGEVAPGRNGMSTQDNVRFLRKWWEVRTEDVAVTRPLLRRNGFGLARWAPYVKGAAGRQWFEPMTDVVDWERFGLAPKVFCEHLYGSYSRTIKNEPLYFRRGIAFTVIGSSFGARAHRAESVFGHMGASVFPDDIPGVLCLMNASVSKYVLSSLNPGLHFLVSDVNRLPVFEVPDSAKIYAVVEHVFIDHESGREASSEFRRPQPSEWEYAQSWAQRAVDRGPLEALPPYSPEPVPAAGIDHLSYAVGVALGRFGSKGEGVLTESRGSALPLGMLFISAALGDGSLAHAACASLRNAWVEHQAGDCADLCTWLRTGFFKHHKSVYENRPIYLPLSSAKKSFVAWVSIHRWDAQTLSNLLAEHLHPEKRRLEGELEDLRHARAKGEKSGKGKAEKRFADVSKLLEELTAFIDLVTECAERGPPPTSPDEPLRERDARYEMDLDDGVMVNSAALWPLLEPQWKDPKKWWKELATANGRKDYDWAHLAKRYFPERVEKKCVEDPSLAVAHGCFWRLHPAKAYAWELRLQDEIRQEFTIDEPGSEKARAAFLKSHADEAKAIRLKEQERRERKSRKSDPEENLSLSLESSEVEAEAEEVE, translated from the coding sequence GTGAGCGGCGCTGCCGCCGAACGGTTCCCGATGCCCACGCTGACCCCCGACGCGAAGCAGCTCCTCTCCCGCACCGTCCGCGAGCTGCGGGCGAGGCTGCTGCGCGACCTGAACGATGAGGCAGAGCGGCGGTACCGGCTGTCGATCCCGCCGGAGAAGGCGAAGCTCCCGGAGGACCTGCGCCGGAAGCGCGAGCGGCTCGACGCCTGGCTCGACGAGCGCGCCCGGACCGCGAACCCCAAGAACAAGAGGGAGATGGAGTCCGCCCGCGCGCGATTCCTCGGCGACGCCGTGAAGGAGGCGGCTGCGACGCTGCTGAACCGCCTCGTGCTCCTCCGGCACCTCGAGGCGCTCGGCCTGCAAAAGCCGGTGTTCGTGACCGGCGGCTGGAACTCGAAGGGGTACCGCGAGCTGCGCGAGTTCGCACCGGCGCTGCTCGGGGACGAGACCGAGGGGTACGCGGCGATGCTGCGGCTCGTGTTCGACGAGCTCGCTCTCGAGCTGCCGGGCCTCTTCGGCGACGTGGGCCTCACTCGGCTGTTCGCCGTCCCGCCTGCGACGCTCCGCGAGGTGGTGGAGCGGCTCGACGACCCCGGGCTCGAGCCGGCCTGGACGGACGACACGACGCTCGGCTGGGTATACCAGTACTGGAACGATCCGGAGCGCGAGGCGCTCGATGCAAAGCTGAACGCCGGCGGGAAAATTGAGCCGCACGAGATCGCGTCGAAGACGCAGATGTTTACGGAGCGGTACATGGTCGAGTGGCTGCTCCACAACAGCCTCGGCCTGACGTGGCTCTGCATCTGCAATAGGAACGGCTGGACCGCGGATGCCGAAGCCGTGCTTTCCGTGCTCGATGCCCGGCGTGCGGAGTGGCGGAAGAAGCGTGAGGCCGGCGAGGTCGCACACGACGCCCTGATGCCCATCGAGGGCGAGCTCGAGGAGCACTGGAAGTACTACGTACCGCAACCGATCCCGGACGAAGCGGTGGCGAGCGCACCGGCATCGATCCGCGCGCTCAAGCTGCTCGACCCCGCCTGCGGATCGGGCCATTTCCTCGTGATCGCCTTCGACCTGCTCGCGGGGATGTACCGCGAGGAGGCCCGGCACCGGGGCGAGGTATGGAGCGACCGGGAAATCGCGGAGGCGATCCTCGAGAACAACCTTCACGGGATCGACATCGATCCGCGAGCGGTTCAAATCGCCGCAGCGGCGGTGATGCTGAAGGCGAAGCGGCAAGCGAAGGACGCGCGGCCGAAGCGGGTGAACCTGGTCGCGCCGGTGCTTCGGCTCGGGAACCTGCCTGACGACGATCCGGCGCTCATGCGGCTGCGCCGCGAGGTCAGGGCGGAAACTGGGATTCCCGAGGAGCTGACCAGCCGGATCGTGAAGGCGCTCGCGGGAGTCGATCACCTCGGTTCGCTGCTCAAGGTGGACGCAACGGTCGATGAAGCGATTGCAGACAGCGAGCGCATCTTGAGACCAGGAGCGCAGCTCGAACTGGGCGGAGATGCAGGAAAGACGCTGGAGCGTAGCCCGAATGAAGTCCGGGCTGCGTTGCACGAGAAGCTGGAGCAGTTCTTAAGGCAGCATTCGGGAGAAGAAGATCTCGGACTGCGGCTGGATGGGGAGCAGCTCGCAGCAGGAATACGGTTTACCCGCGCAGCGAGAGAGGCGAGCTACGATGTCGTCGTTACCAACCCGCCGTACCAGGGGACGGCCCGTATCTCTGGTGCAGAATACTATGTTCGAGAGTATCCGCGCGCCGTTGCCGATTTGTATGCGGCTTTCATGGAGAGAGCGCTTGTCCTCGCGCGTCCGCACGGGATAGCTGCGTTGGTCACGATGCGTGGATGGATGTATCTGGCCCAGTTCGAGGAGTTGAGAGCCGCGTTGCTGGATTCGTGCGACATCCGCTCACTAGCCGACATCGGTACGGGCGCGTTTGGTTCGCGCTCAATGGACGATGTGATCTCGTCCGCGATGGTGGTCGTCCGCCGGGGGAGGCCCGATGGTAAGGCTATCGCTCTTCAAGCGGCCCCGCTGGCCGACGCCAGCCGTGATTCCGGCAAACCGTTGCGGCGGGCCGCGGCGTTGCTGTGCGGGCAAGGAAGATACGAGTTCGAGGCCGGGTGGTTCGAAGCTGTTGAAGGTAGGCCGATCATCTACTGGTGGGATAAGGGCTTCCTCGCGCGATACCGGGCCGCGAAGAAGCTCGGGGAAGTGGCTCCGGGGCGCAACGGGATGTCTACGCAGGACAACGTTCGATTCCTGCGCAAGTGGTGGGAGGTGAGGACGGAAGATGTCGCCGTAACGCGCCCGCTGTTACGTCGGAACGGTTTTGGGCTCGCGAGATGGGCGCCATATGTGAAGGGCGCAGCGGGCCGCCAATGGTTCGAGCCAATGACCGACGTCGTGGATTGGGAAAGGTTCGGGCTTGCTCCGAAGGTGTTTTGCGAACACCTCTACGGGAGTTACTCGCGCACTATCAAGAACGAGCCGCTCTACTTCCGTCGGGGCATTGCTTTCACTGTGATTGGGTCCTCGTTCGGGGCAAGGGCGCATCGCGCGGAGAGCGTATTCGGGCACATGGGGGCGTCGGTGTTCCCGGACGACATCCCGGGTGTGCTCTGCCTTATGAATGCTTCCGTATCGAAGTACGTCCTTTCGTCGCTGAACCCCGGGTTGCATTTTCTCGTGAGTGACGTGAATCGCTTGCCAGTGTTTGAGGTTCCGGACTCTGCGAAGATCTACGCCGTTGTGGAACACGTGTTTATTGACCATGAGAGCGGACGTGAAGCGTCTTCCGAGTTCCGACGCCCCCAGCCCTCTGAATGGGAGTACGCTCAGTCTTGGGCGCAGAGGGCAGTGGATCGAGGTCCTCTTGAAGCGTTGCCACCCTATTCACCAGAACCCGTGCCGGCCGCTGGCATCGATCATCTGTCTTACGCAGTGGGTGTAGCGCTGGGTCGGTTCGGTTCTAAAGGCGAGGGGGTACTAACCGAATCGCGTGGGAGCGCGCTTCCGCTAGGAATGTTGTTCATCTCCGCGGCGTTGGGTGACGGGTCTCTCGCGCACGCCGCATGTGCCTCGCTACGCAACGCGTGGGTGGAACACCAGGCCGGCGACTGCGCCGATCTCTGTACTTGGCTCCGCACCGGCTTCTTCAAGCACCACAAGTCGGTCTACGAGAACCGCCCCATCTACCTCCCGCTCTCTTCGGCGAAGAAGAGCTTCGTTGCCTGGGTGAGCATTCATCGTTGGGACGCGCAGACGCTCTCGAACCTCCTCGCGGAGCACCTCCACCCCGAGAAGCGCCGGCTGGAGGGCGAGCTCGAGGACCTCCGGCACGCGCGCGCGAAGGGAGAGAAGAGCGGGAAGGGCAAAGCCGAGAAGCGCTTTGCGGATGTGTCGAAGCTCCTCGAGGAGCTGACCGCGTTCATCGATCTCGTGACGGAATGCGCGGAGCGTGGCCCGCCGCCGACGTCGCCCGACGAGCCGCTGCGCGAGCGGGATGCGCGCTACGAGATGGACCTCGACGACGGCGTCATGGTGAACAGTGCCGCGCTGTGGCCGCTCCTCGAGCCGCAGTGGAAGGACCCGAAGAAGTGGTGGAAGGAACTCGCCACCGCGAACGGCCGCAAGGATTACGACTGGGCACACCTCGCGAAGCGCTACTTCCCGGAGCGGGTGGAGAAGAAGTGCGTCGAGGATCCCTCGCTCGCCGTCGCACACGGCTGCTTCTGGCGCCTCCACCCCGCTAAGGCGTACGCCTGGGAGCTTCGCCTCCAGGACGAGATTCGGCAGGAGTTCACCATCGACGAGCCCGGGTCCGAAAAGGCGCGCGCGGCGTTCCTAAAGTCGCACGCGGACGAGGCCAAGGCGATCCGGCTCAAGGAGCAGGAGCGCCGCGAGCGAAAGTCGCGGAAGAGTGATCCCGAGGAGAACCTGTCGCTCTCGCTAGAGTCGTCCGAGGTCGAGGCGGAAGCCGAGGAGGTCGAGTGA
- the pglZ gene encoding BREX-6 system phosphatase PglZ: MTGGLTALALEQELLGELRRRGVVVWLDAHGTYTPFVDGLSARAKQGEFPFPVVAFRGSFLEIVLALEPYGSGLDNAPLLIHMPAFTEDSIRATPVLELYEPGFRFRKDPKTLVREVARGRVAPDALEQYLAGAGTVDLAAADAWLASQLTHTREGLAALLEQLGPTLVLDALVDVLERRESFLLQRVGSDAEREVLEAWLARQTGMDAAWLRFYGSDPKATPLASVAGALVGWLLSVEYVHDLNRPPFVAELVRLRDLSAPLVKASLALVDHIRGKHTDSYASLADEVELHLHEELPAIRPEDLGKIDTFRKEEQRVLQGAVDALRAGEWEKVRGWAEARNEERSYWLRRDPARRRAWELAREAAALGSMLTARPRPLEGVRSLDAAVERYAATAYEVDRAHRRFEQRQATLLDSQLPHFGDLKEIVRVLRSAYRGWADRLARDFAAACRAAGFLPDATLQQRAVFEQVVQPLATDERVALFLLDAFRYEMATELLAELKAPGTVVDLKARLAELPTITAVGMNALAPVSQGGRLQVSGTFGGFRTGEFTVRTPDDRARAIGLRTGAKQSVLLQLGEVCELEPEKLKRKIASARVVVVHGTEIDDAGEANLGPATFEIFLRQLRTAFAQLQKAGVKSFVFTADHGFLLLDETTQKVPYGSKRDPAQRYVLDEHPRAEQGMVNVSLSALGYDGLAGYLLFREDTAVFATGNAGATFVHGGNSPQERIIPVLTVRRERPLGRTLMAYRVDAERLPDAMGLRRVRVRLRAAHDDAGQLGFVAAPAVSVGMRAPGHPEVRATLKGVSGPGAVEDGTLRLAMDADWTEVFFALEGPSSEAVRLEVYHPDAVEKVAPKPLDGWFDVDWRRGSVEPVAPQPERVLDWSDALPAGGVRAVFEHLAVHGAITETEVTRMLGSPRAFRRFSLDFDEHVRKVPFRIRTEPGSDGKRYVKEGER; this comes from the coding sequence GTGACCGGCGGACTGACCGCTTTGGCGCTCGAGCAGGAGCTCCTTGGCGAGCTGCGTCGCCGCGGTGTCGTCGTCTGGCTCGACGCGCACGGCACATACACCCCCTTCGTGGACGGGCTCTCCGCCCGCGCGAAGCAGGGTGAGTTCCCGTTCCCGGTCGTCGCGTTCCGAGGCAGCTTCCTCGAGATCGTACTCGCGCTCGAGCCGTACGGCAGCGGCCTCGACAACGCGCCGCTCCTCATCCACATGCCGGCTTTCACGGAGGACAGCATCCGGGCGACACCGGTGCTCGAGCTGTACGAGCCGGGCTTCCGGTTCCGCAAGGACCCGAAGACGCTCGTCCGCGAGGTCGCGCGCGGCCGCGTGGCGCCCGATGCGCTCGAGCAGTACCTCGCGGGCGCGGGCACCGTGGACCTCGCGGCCGCCGACGCCTGGCTTGCGAGCCAGCTCACGCACACGCGAGAAGGGCTCGCGGCGCTCCTGGAGCAGCTCGGACCGACGCTCGTCCTCGACGCACTCGTCGATGTGCTCGAGCGGCGGGAGAGCTTCCTCCTCCAGCGTGTCGGCAGCGACGCCGAGAGGGAGGTGCTGGAGGCCTGGCTCGCGCGCCAGACCGGGATGGACGCCGCATGGCTCCGGTTCTACGGGAGCGACCCGAAGGCGACCCCGCTCGCGAGCGTCGCGGGCGCGCTCGTCGGCTGGCTCCTCTCGGTGGAGTACGTCCACGATCTTAACCGGCCACCGTTCGTCGCCGAACTCGTGCGCCTGCGGGACCTCTCGGCGCCGCTCGTGAAGGCGTCCCTCGCGCTCGTCGACCACATCAGAGGGAAGCACACGGACTCGTACGCGTCGCTCGCCGACGAGGTGGAGCTTCACCTGCACGAGGAGCTTCCGGCGATCAGGCCCGAGGACCTCGGCAAGATCGACACGTTCCGGAAGGAGGAGCAGCGCGTCCTCCAGGGCGCGGTGGACGCGCTCCGGGCCGGCGAGTGGGAGAAGGTCCGCGGCTGGGCCGAGGCTCGGAACGAGGAGCGGTCATACTGGCTCCGCCGCGATCCGGCGCGGCGGCGCGCGTGGGAGCTCGCTCGGGAAGCCGCGGCGCTCGGGAGCATGCTCACGGCGCGGCCGCGGCCGCTCGAGGGCGTGCGGTCGCTCGACGCGGCCGTTGAGCGCTACGCCGCCACCGCGTACGAGGTAGATCGCGCGCACCGGCGGTTCGAGCAGCGCCAGGCCACGCTCCTCGACTCGCAGCTGCCGCACTTCGGTGACCTGAAGGAGATCGTCCGCGTGCTCAGGAGCGCGTACCGGGGCTGGGCCGACCGGCTCGCGCGCGATTTCGCCGCGGCGTGCCGAGCGGCGGGGTTCCTCCCCGACGCCACTCTCCAGCAGCGGGCCGTGTTCGAGCAGGTGGTCCAGCCGCTCGCGACGGACGAACGTGTCGCGCTGTTCCTCCTTGACGCCTTCCGCTACGAGATGGCGACGGAGCTCCTCGCCGAGCTGAAGGCGCCCGGGACCGTCGTGGACCTGAAGGCGCGGCTCGCCGAGCTCCCGACCATCACCGCGGTGGGAATGAACGCACTCGCGCCGGTCAGCCAGGGCGGGCGTCTCCAGGTTTCAGGGACCTTCGGCGGGTTCCGCACCGGCGAGTTCACGGTCCGTACCCCCGACGACCGCGCGCGCGCGATCGGCCTCCGCACGGGCGCGAAGCAGAGCGTCCTACTGCAGCTCGGCGAGGTTTGCGAGCTCGAGCCGGAGAAGCTGAAGCGGAAGATCGCGAGCGCGCGCGTCGTCGTCGTCCACGGGACGGAGATCGATGACGCCGGTGAGGCGAACCTCGGCCCGGCAACGTTCGAGATCTTCCTGCGGCAGCTCCGGACGGCCTTCGCGCAGCTCCAGAAGGCGGGGGTGAAGTCGTTCGTGTTCACGGCCGACCACGGGTTCCTCCTGCTCGACGAGACGACGCAGAAGGTGCCCTACGGCTCGAAGCGCGACCCCGCTCAGCGCTACGTGCTCGACGAGCATCCGCGCGCCGAGCAGGGCATGGTGAACGTCTCGCTCTCGGCACTCGGCTACGACGGGCTCGCGGGGTACCTGCTCTTCCGCGAGGACACCGCGGTGTTCGCCACCGGCAACGCCGGGGCGACGTTCGTGCACGGCGGCAACAGCCCGCAGGAGCGGATCATCCCTGTCTTGACCGTCCGGCGCGAACGGCCGTTGGGGCGGACGCTGATGGCGTACCGGGTGGACGCCGAGCGGCTGCCAGATGCGATGGGCCTCCGCCGCGTCCGCGTCCGACTCCGTGCGGCCCACGACGACGCCGGCCAGCTCGGGTTCGTAGCGGCGCCCGCGGTGAGCGTCGGGATGCGCGCGCCCGGTCATCCCGAGGTACGCGCGACCTTGAAGGGCGTCTCAGGTCCGGGAGCCGTGGAAGACGGCACGCTCCGCCTCGCAATGGACGCCGACTGGACGGAAGTCTTCTTCGCGCTCGAGGGTCCGTCGTCTGAAGCCGTGCGGCTCGAGGTCTACCACCCGGACGCGGTGGAGAAGGTCGCGCCGAAGCCGCTCGACGGCTGGTTCGACGTGGACTGGCGGCGCGGCTCCGTGGAGCCGGTCGCCCCGCAGCCGGAGCGGGTGCTGGACTGGTCGGACGCGCTGCCCGCTGGCGGCGTTCGCGCGGTGTTCGAGCACCTCGCGGTGCACGGGGCGATCACCGAGACCGAGGTGACGCGCATGCTCGGGTCGCCGCGCGCGTTCCGCCGGTTCTCGCTCGACTTCGACGAGCACGTTCGCAAGGTGCCGTTCCGAATCCGCACCGAGCCGGGCTCTGACGGCAAGCGGTACGTGAAGGAAGGGGAGAGGTAG